Proteins encoded in a region of the Cetobacterium ceti genome:
- a CDS encoding MogA/MoaB family molybdenum cofactor biosynthesis protein, with the protein MIRTAIITLSDKGFKGEREDLTGKVLREYIENHKEYKMEYYRLLPDDYNNIVRELEFLADNDMVDLVITNGGTGFSKRDVTPEATIIAMEREVPGVAEYMRMKSMEITPKGMLSRGVCGIRKNTVFLNLPGSPKGAMENLSFVIDTLIHGIEILKGEASECAEPMEEEKR; encoded by the coding sequence ATGATTAGAACGGCCATAATAACACTGAGTGACAAGGGATTTAAAGGGGAAAGAGAGGATTTAACTGGAAAAGTTTTAAGGGAATATATTGAAAATCACAAGGAATATAAAATGGAATATTATAGATTATTGCCAGATGACTATAATAATATAGTGAGAGAGCTAGAATTTTTAGCAGATAATGATATGGTAGATTTAGTTATTACCAATGGAGGAACAGGATTTTCCAAAAGAGATGTAACTCCTGAGGCAACTATAATAGCTATGGAGAGAGAAGTCCCTGGAGTTGCTGAATATATGAGAATGAAATCTATGGAAATAACTCCAAAGGGAATGCTAAGCAGGGGAGTTTGTGGAATAAGAAAAAATACAGTATTTTTAAATTTACCAGGAAGTCCTAAGGGTGCTATGGAAAATCTTTCCTTTGTAATAGATACATTAATTCATGGAATAGAAATTCTTAAGGGAGAAGCAAGTGAATGTGCTGAGCCTATGGAAGAGGAAAAAAGATAA
- the cls gene encoding cardiolipin synthase: protein MDLLLIIFRDYLVFINIFLAGVIIFFERRRPIYTLFWIMLLLLTSYFGFFMYLFFGLKFKKRNSLKKYFVQKKKRNQGQFTWETFNYLKRWKELIYYLKNVTHGEGSYENKVEFFHDGKVFFNSLIDELKKAKEEIYMEYYIFNDDQLGSEIYDLLLEKKKENVTIKIIIDGAGTRGVSKKRIKELRKNGIELEIFFPSYFPFLKIGNLRANYRDHRKITLIDRKICYTGGFNIGDEYVGKGKLGYWRDTGIKLMGHGVEEYYREFLMSWNFLMKNKKKRITGEVEFNHDFQEIKTALPLQVVSSGPNYDYRNIRDTMLKMIMEAKKYIYIQTPYFVPDDASLEALKVAILSGVDVKIMIPHIPDHMFVYWANQSFYGEIIDLGAKIYKYQNGFLHSKVVIVDDEIATLGTANFDYRSFYQNFEINMVIYGEKVVELRDIYLNDIDKSIMVTKIAFSKRKTIEKIKESISRLVAPIL, encoded by the coding sequence ATGGATCTATTACTTATAATATTTAGAGATTATTTAGTTTTTATAAATATATTTTTAGCAGGAGTAATTATTTTCTTTGAACGAAGAAGACCGATTTATACTTTATTTTGGATAATGTTACTTCTTTTAACTTCATATTTTGGATTTTTTATGTACCTTTTCTTTGGATTAAAATTTAAAAAGAGAAATAGTTTGAAAAAATATTTTGTTCAGAAGAAGAAAAGAAATCAAGGACAGTTTACATGGGAAACTTTTAACTATTTAAAAAGATGGAAGGAATTAATTTATTATTTAAAAAATGTTACCCATGGAGAGGGAAGTTATGAAAATAAAGTGGAATTTTTCCATGATGGAAAAGTATTTTTTAATAGCTTAATAGATGAATTAAAAAAGGCCAAGGAAGAAATATATATGGAGTATTATATATTTAATGATGATCAATTGGGAAGTGAGATTTATGATCTGTTATTGGAAAAGAAAAAGGAAAATGTAACTATTAAAATCATAATTGATGGAGCAGGAACAAGGGGAGTTTCTAAGAAGAGAATAAAGGAACTTAGAAAAAATGGGATAGAATTGGAAATATTTTTTCCATCCTATTTTCCATTTTTAAAAATTGGAAATTTAAGAGCAAACTACAGAGATCATAGAAAGATAACCTTAATAGACAGAAAAATTTGTTATACTGGTGGATTTAATATAGGTGATGAATATGTTGGAAAGGGAAAACTTGGCTATTGGAGAGATACAGGAATTAAGTTAATGGGCCATGGAGTTGAAGAGTATTATAGAGAGTTTCTAATGTCTTGGAATTTTTTAATGAAAAATAAAAAGAAAAGAATTACAGGGGAAGTGGAATTTAATCATGATTTCCAAGAGATAAAAACAGCCCTTCCTCTTCAAGTGGTAAGTTCAGGACCTAATTATGATTATAGAAATATTAGAGATACCATGTTAAAAATGATAATGGAAGCTAAAAAATATATTTATATTCAAACACCATATTTTGTTCCTGATGATGCCTCTTTAGAAGCTCTAAAGGTAGCTATTTTATCTGGGGTAGATGTGAAAATAATGATACCTCATATACCAGACCATATGTTTGTCTATTGGGCTAACCAATCTTTTTATGGGGAGATTATAGATTTAGGAGCTAAAATTTATAAGTATCAAAATGGTTTTTTACATAGTAAAGTTGTGATTGTAGATGATGAAATAGCAACTTTAGGAACAGCAAATTTTGACTATCGTAGTTTCTATCAAAACTTTGAAATAAATATGGTTATATATGGAGAAAAGGTTGTAGAGTTAAGAGATATTTATTTAAATGATATTGATAAATCCATAATGGTAACTAAAATTGCATTTAGTAAGAGAAAAACAATAGAGAAAATAAAGGAATCTATATCTAGATTAGTTGCTCCAATACTTTAG
- the lon gene encoding endopeptidase La: MANDTITELVTIKEALPEKILICPLVARPIFPNIMIPITFTGDEFLHSIKVALEKYNGFMGLVFAKDLDEDDYFKSTLYDVGTLVKIHKTTMVSPDTMQVIVQGIGRFKKEEHLKSKFGILWSVYHNPEYTKAPTDEIKAYMLAVMTSLKEIFKVNPILQEELKLLMSQVSYDKPEILMDLISSMLKTEGKDLQELLEEFDLVNRSKKLLTMLKKELEISQLQQKISKKIEDKISSQQKEYFLREQLRLIQQELGISKDEKDTDLDKIRERLNHIKLSKEAKEVVTEQMNKLNLIDKSSPEYHITRSYIESIVNLPWGIYSKDRLDIKKARTVLDKDHYGLEDVKENILEFMSTIMKTGNVSGSILCLVGPPGVGKTSIGRSIGEALNRKFFRFSVGGMVDEAEIKGHRRTYVGAMPGKIIQALKQLKTSNPIIMIDEIDKIGNSFRGDPASALLEVLDPEQNKDFLDHYLDIRYDLSNILFVTTANQLDTIPKPLLDRMEIIQLPGYVLEEKVQIALRHLIPQQLKAHGLSKNEVSISKKALNSIIERYAREAGVRALEKALRKIMRKVTFTIAQGNMDKVKITEKNLEKYLGAPRFLTEELYQKEMPGVTLGLAWTSLGGATLYIEAVSISPKDQGLKLTGQLGNVMKESAEIAYSYVRSFLNQNTILPKEEKEFFDTNKIHLHVPEGATPKDGPSAGITMALALYSLAANKPVKKNLAMTGELTLTGKVLPIGGVKEKTIAAKRVGVNELILPKENQKDFERLENYLKNGLTVHFVDYFEDVLKVALK; this comes from the coding sequence ATGGCAAATGATACAATAACTGAATTAGTAACAATAAAAGAAGCTTTACCAGAAAAAATATTAATTTGTCCCCTTGTGGCTAGACCTATTTTTCCAAATATTATGATTCCTATTACCTTCACAGGAGATGAGTTTTTACACTCTATAAAAGTAGCCTTAGAAAAATACAATGGTTTTATGGGCCTTGTTTTTGCTAAGGATTTAGATGAAGATGATTATTTTAAATCTACCCTATATGATGTGGGAACCCTTGTAAAAATTCATAAGACTACCATGGTTTCCCCTGATACAATGCAAGTTATAGTTCAAGGAATTGGACGATTTAAAAAAGAGGAACATTTAAAAAGTAAATTTGGAATTCTTTGGTCTGTTTATCATAATCCTGAATATACAAAGGCTCCCACAGATGAAATAAAAGCTTATATGTTAGCAGTTATGACATCTTTAAAAGAAATATTTAAAGTAAATCCAATTTTACAAGAGGAGCTAAAACTTTTAATGTCCCAAGTTTCCTATGATAAACCAGAAATTCTAATGGACCTTATCTCCTCTATGTTAAAAACAGAGGGAAAAGATTTACAAGAACTTTTAGAGGAGTTTGATCTTGTAAATCGTTCTAAAAAACTTTTAACCATGTTAAAAAAAGAGTTAGAAATATCTCAACTACAACAAAAAATTTCTAAAAAAATTGAGGATAAAATTAGTTCTCAGCAAAAAGAATATTTTTTAAGGGAACAGCTCCGATTAATTCAACAGGAATTAGGAATCTCTAAAGATGAAAAAGACACGGACTTAGATAAAATTAGAGAACGTTTAAATCATATAAAACTTTCTAAGGAAGCTAAGGAAGTTGTAACAGAGCAAATGAATAAACTTAATTTAATAGATAAAAGTTCCCCAGAATATCACATAACTAGGTCATATATTGAATCCATAGTAAATCTCCCTTGGGGTATTTATTCTAAAGATAGACTTGATATTAAAAAGGCTAGAACAGTTTTAGATAAAGATCACTATGGTCTTGAAGATGTAAAGGAAAATATTTTAGAATTTATGAGTACTATTATGAAAACTGGAAATGTCAGTGGTTCCATTCTATGTTTAGTTGGTCCTCCTGGAGTTGGAAAAACTTCCATAGGACGATCTATTGGAGAGGCTCTAAATAGAAAATTCTTTAGGTTCTCAGTAGGTGGAATGGTAGATGAAGCTGAGATTAAAGGACATAGAAGAACTTATGTAGGGGCTATGCCTGGAAAAATAATTCAAGCTTTAAAACAATTAAAGACTTCTAATCCAATTATTATGATTGATGAAATTGATAAAATTGGAAACTCCTTTAGAGGAGACCCTGCATCAGCTTTACTTGAAGTTTTAGACCCAGAACAAAATAAAGATTTCCTAGATCATTATTTAGATATTCGTTATGATTTATCAAATATTTTATTTGTTACAACAGCAAATCAACTGGATACAATCCCAAAACCACTCCTTGATAGAATGGAAATTATCCAACTTCCAGGGTATGTTTTAGAAGAAAAGGTTCAAATTGCCCTAAGACACTTAATCCCGCAACAACTTAAAGCTCATGGTCTTAGTAAAAATGAAGTATCCATAAGTAAAAAAGCTTTGAACTCTATCATAGAACGTTATGCTAGAGAGGCTGGTGTAAGAGCTTTAGAAAAAGCCCTAAGAAAAATCATGAGAAAAGTTACCTTTACCATTGCCCAAGGAAATATGGATAAAGTTAAAATAACAGAGAAAAATTTAGAAAAATACCTAGGAGCACCTAGATTTTTAACTGAGGAACTCTATCAAAAAGAGATGCCTGGAGTTACCCTAGGACTTGCTTGGACATCCTTAGGTGGAGCAACTTTATATATAGAAGCTGTATCTATTTCCCCTAAGGATCAAGGATTAAAATTAACAGGACAATTGGGAAATGTTATGAAGGAATCTGCTGAAATTGCCTATTCCTATGTGAGATCTTTCCTTAACCAAAATACAATTTTACCTAAAGAGGAAAAGGAATTTTTCGATACAAATAAAATTCACCTCCATGTACCAGAAGGAGCTACTCCTAAAGATGGGCCATCTGCTGGTATTACCATGGCCCTAGCTTTATATTCCCTTGCAGCCAATAAACCAGTAAAGAAAAATCTTGCCATGACAGGGGAGCTTACTTTAACTGGAAAAGTTTTACCAATAGGCGGAGTGAAGGAAAAAACCATTGCTGCCAAAAGAGTTGGAGTAAATGAACTTATTCTTCCAAAGGAAAATCAAAAGGATTTTGAAAGATTAGAAAATTATTTAAAAAATGGTTTAACAGTTCATTTTGTAGATTATTTTGAAGATGTTTTAAAGGTAGCTTTAAAATAA
- a CDS encoding PHP domain-containing protein codes for MVEFNSLSKFFDDFIEKKDGYLENFYFDLHMHTPASDGNISGEFLKEFLKDKEYLISVTDHNSIEGNIALRKLGINVVPGLELGCEDGFEILVYFKKEEDMIDFYNKEVLPFRNRYRMAKTRRSVFEYVKILRENYEVYISIPHINGYAQKNYLKNKDYIDEILKMVDGIEIYNHSLSKGKNQVARNIRKNYGIGGTFGSDAHEEREILSYWRFLNREERGMKKTIDTICKIKTVSGIGKKHLLYLIKHKGDK; via the coding sequence ATGGTAGAGTTTAATAGTTTATCAAAATTTTTTGATGATTTTATAGAAAAAAAAGATGGATATTTAGAAAATTTTTATTTTGATTTACATATGCATACACCAGCTTCAGATGGAAATATATCTGGAGAATTTTTAAAAGAATTTTTAAAAGATAAGGAGTATTTAATTTCTGTTACAGATCATAATTCCATAGAGGGGAATATAGCCCTTAGAAAACTAGGAATAAACGTTGTTCCTGGATTAGAATTAGGGTGTGAAGATGGATTTGAGATTTTAGTTTATTTTAAAAAAGAGGAAGACATGATTGATTTTTATAATAAAGAAGTTCTTCCATTTAGAAATAGATATAGAATGGCTAAAACTAGAAGAAGTGTTTTTGAGTATGTAAAAATATTAAGGGAAAATTATGAAGTTTATATATCTATACCTCATATAAATGGATATGCTCAAAAAAATTATTTAAAAAATAAAGATTATATTGATGAAATTTTAAAAATGGTAGATGGAATAGAAATATATAACCATAGTTTATCTAAGGGGAAAAATCAAGTGGCAAGGAACATTAGAAAAAACTATGGAATAGGAGGAACCTTTGGAAGCGATGCCCATGAGGAGAGGGAGATTTTATCCTATTGGCGATTTTTAAATCGCGAGGAAAGGGGAATGAAAAAAACCATTGATACTATTTGTAAAATAAAAACTGTAAGTGGAATAGGAAAAAAACACCTACTATATTTAATAAAACATAAGGGGGATAAATAA
- a CDS encoding PD-(D/E)XK nuclease family protein — MKFTYINYGEDIVENLQERMDTIYVFSDYGLKNTYKKSLKKNIFKGVPTILTFDEFKEKVFKTDKIILREAKRFISFFNGVKKELYELLAMESYYDVIDFADSFFRYYKELNEAMIEDIKNPQPWQEKYINNFKYLKKKYDVYLERKNYILMDWIYKKENIDLDFIKPYKKIIFIDIMDFTPLEKEVIRRIQGNLEIEFLLQISREDYSEENLTIDSVTLPEKKNYIEVYEVSEDIEELLTLETLREKSGGGEVYTPDISRNRYHKILPKIYLESTSAVLNDTVLYKFLKTQYDLIASLESRLNYKLPLLELKIALDNLEFREVYSINNEDLKELYNLLDEDYTYLNENGSEKFQYIYGELLKINEFTKVDDFVRYFKEDLNLEKFYEKEYENLFEKFYEAVTLAKTSEYMLGEEEFKKCFSKGSDIYKLILQYMNNIEINRVKATYEEGEKKVIVRDMEGAKNRIGRNTYFVDISSKTLPGNLGKRSLFSENQRKENNLSTKDKNRELAKHKFFQGVFNSKNTYIIYRKNEGKGEDISPFLTEIMETYNIKVNKKIIKEEAILKNLQNIYMGIPVKLDYTDDTLPKTNGDFPNEQCRIGAYDYDTLENCEYRFYLNKISEIEPLVKEWNKNISMKFLGIYVHSVLEKVIDNTWKNIVFENNFYVDEEWIEKLLLDYFFYNRDKIPVHLDNYFKEILIPRFRDNILKLFKELERTYSDKKIRRFESEKVNWDNREPFVDDEIKFYITGRVDFILESLGENLILDFKTGKKQDKQLDFYSILLYGDENKATKGIYNVFNGELEYSEKVELTRESLKESIINFLKKDTYSLSEKKSSCMYCEYMNICRRDF, encoded by the coding sequence TTGAAATTTACATATATAAACTATGGGGAAGATATAGTTGAAAATTTACAAGAAAGAATGGATACAATTTATGTGTTTTCAGATTATGGACTTAAAAATACTTATAAAAAAAGTCTTAAGAAAAATATATTTAAAGGTGTCCCTACAATCTTAACCTTTGATGAATTTAAAGAGAAGGTTTTTAAAACAGATAAAATTATATTAAGAGAGGCAAAAAGATTTATTTCATTTTTTAATGGAGTGAAAAAGGAGCTATATGAACTTTTAGCCATGGAATCTTATTATGATGTAATTGATTTTGCAGATAGTTTTTTTAGATATTATAAGGAATTAAATGAAGCTATGATTGAGGATATAAAAAATCCTCAACCTTGGCAAGAAAAATATATTAATAATTTTAAATATTTAAAGAAAAAATATGATGTTTATTTGGAAAGAAAAAATTATATTTTAATGGATTGGATATATAAAAAAGAAAATATAGATTTAGATTTTATAAAGCCTTATAAAAAAATAATTTTTATAGATATTATGGATTTTACTCCCTTGGAAAAAGAGGTAATTAGAAGAATACAGGGAAATTTAGAAATAGAATTTTTACTACAAATTTCTAGGGAAGATTATAGTGAAGAAAATTTAACTATTGATAGTGTGACCTTACCTGAAAAGAAAAATTATATTGAAGTATATGAAGTAAGCGAAGATATAGAGGAGCTTTTAACCTTAGAAACTTTAAGAGAGAAAAGTGGAGGAGGAGAGGTATATACTCCTGATATTAGTAGAAATAGATATCATAAAATTTTACCTAAAATATATTTAGAAAGTACTAGTGCTGTTTTAAATGATACAGTACTTTATAAATTTTTAAAAACTCAATATGATTTAATTGCTAGTTTAGAAAGTAGATTAAATTATAAATTACCTCTTTTAGAACTTAAAATTGCTTTGGATAATTTAGAATTTAGAGAAGTTTATAGTATTAATAATGAGGATTTAAAAGAGCTATATAATCTTTTAGATGAGGATTATACATATTTAAATGAAAATGGTTCTGAAAAATTTCAATATATATATGGTGAACTTTTAAAAATAAATGAATTTACCAAGGTAGATGATTTTGTAAGATATTTTAAAGAAGATTTAAACTTAGAAAAATTTTATGAGAAAGAGTATGAAAATTTATTTGAAAAATTTTATGAAGCTGTGACTTTAGCAAAAACCAGTGAGTATATGTTAGGAGAGGAAGAGTTTAAAAAATGTTTTAGTAAAGGGTCTGACATATATAAACTTATTTTACAATATATGAATAATATTGAAATAAATAGAGTTAAGGCTACCTATGAAGAGGGAGAGAAAAAAGTCATAGTTAGAGATATGGAAGGAGCTAAAAATAGAATAGGAAGAAATACTTATTTTGTGGATATCAGTAGTAAAACTCTCCCTGGAAATTTAGGAAAAAGAAGTTTATTCTCAGAGAATCAAAGAAAAGAGAACAATCTTTCAACAAAGGATAAAAATAGAGAATTAGCTAAACATAAGTTTTTTCAAGGGGTATTTAATAGTAAAAATACCTATATAATATATAGAAAAAATGAGGGAAAGGGAGAGGATATATCTCCATTTTTAACAGAGATTATGGAAACATATAATATAAAAGTAAATAAAAAAATAATTAAAGAGGAAGCAATATTAAAAAATTTACAAAATATATATATGGGAATTCCTGTGAAATTAGATTATACAGATGATACTCTTCCTAAAACAAATGGAGATTTTCCCAATGAACAGTGTAGAATAGGAGCCTATGACTATGATACTTTGGAAAATTGTGAATATAGATTTTATTTAAATAAAATAAGTGAAATAGAACCCCTTGTAAAAGAGTGGAATAAAAATATATCTATGAAATTTTTAGGGATATATGTTCATAGTGTTTTAGAAAAAGTAATTGATAACACATGGAAAAATATTGTATTTGAAAATAATTTTTATGTGGATGAGGAATGGATAGAGAAATTACTTTTAGATTATTTCTTTTATAATAGGGATAAAATACCTGTACACTTAGATAATTATTTTAAAGAAATTTTAATTCCTAGATTTAGAGATAATATTTTAAAATTATTTAAGGAGTTAGAAAGAACATATTCAGATAAAAAAATTAGAAGATTTGAAAGTGAAAAGGTAAATTGGGATAATAGAGAGCCCTTTGTAGATGATGAAATTAAATTTTATATAACAGGAAGGGTGGATTTTATTCTAGAATCCTTGGGAGAAAATTTAATTTTAGATTTTAAAACAGGGAAAAAACAGGATAAACAATTGGATTTTTACTCTATCTTACTCTATGGAGATGAGAATAAGGCAACTAAGGGAATATATAATGTTTTCAATGGAGAGCTAGAGTATAGTGAGAAAGTTGAATTAACAAGGGAGAGTCTAAAGGAAAGTATTATAAACTTTTTAAAAAAAGATACCTATAGTTTAAGTGAGAAAAAAAGTAGCTGTATGTATTGTGAATATATGAATATATGTAGGAGGGATTTTTAA